A stretch of the Haloarcula ordinaria genome encodes the following:
- a CDS encoding mechanosensitive ion channel domain-containing protein encodes MQFGIDWPEVVRSVFSPEGAFVLSIAVLVVGALFGYLVWRSLRQFMRELGVPETVEGTPFERTAQSLGTSTVGIVSNLAALFVYITAITVALNIAQLVDPEAYWTRFTAFLPDLFIAAFALIIGLIAGDKAKLVVSERLRSVKLPEATVLPELVKYSIVYLAVLIALGQLGIDTLALLILLAAYAFGLVFLVGLALRDLLSASAAGVYVLLTEPYSIGDEIVIGDRQGIVQEVDMFVTHVESDGREHVIPNQKVFRDGVIRIRD; translated from the coding sequence ATGCAGTTCGGAATCGACTGGCCGGAGGTCGTCCGGTCCGTGTTCTCGCCCGAGGGCGCCTTCGTCCTCTCCATCGCCGTCCTCGTCGTCGGGGCGCTGTTCGGCTACCTCGTCTGGCGCTCCCTGCGACAGTTCATGCGGGAGCTGGGCGTCCCGGAGACCGTGGAGGGGACGCCGTTCGAGCGGACCGCCCAGAGCCTCGGCACGTCGACGGTGGGTATCGTGTCGAACCTCGCGGCGCTGTTCGTCTACATAACGGCCATCACCGTCGCTCTGAACATCGCACAACTCGTCGACCCCGAAGCGTACTGGACGCGCTTCACCGCCTTCCTCCCGGACCTCTTCATCGCCGCGTTCGCACTCATCATCGGACTCATCGCCGGTGACAAGGCGAAACTCGTCGTCTCCGAGCGCCTCCGAAGCGTGAAACTACCGGAGGCGACGGTGTTGCCCGAGCTGGTCAAGTACAGCATCGTCTACCTGGCGGTCCTCATCGCGCTGGGCCAACTGGGCATCGACACGCTCGCGCTGCTCATCCTGCTCGCCGCCTACGCGTTCGGCCTCGTCTTCCTGGTCGGTCTGGCGCTCCGCGACCTCCTCTCGGCCAGCGCGGCCGGCGTGTACGTCCTGCTGACCGAACCGTACAGCATCGGCGACGAGATAGTCATCGGCGACCGGCAGGGCATCGTCCAGGAGGTCGACATGTTCGTCACGCACGTCGAGAGCGATGGCCGCGAGCACGTCATCCCTAACCAGAAGGTCTTCCGGGACGGCGTTATCCGAATCCGGGACTAG
- the dacZ gene encoding diadenylate cyclase DacZ yields the protein MTELRDLLEEVVADADAVFLFSPNASYAEQFGELDDVDVVVVAPDNTVDAETFVELPLEFTDIEGRVRFGVEGALEQGVVEEGAEVVCVADMLGGTANNIMRIETSDFAPSGVYDLFVNSRAEPGVVRDVFEVAVELGKKGQKGKPVGALFVVGDAGKVMNKSRPLSYNPFEKSHVHVGDPIVNVMLKEFSRLDGAFVISDAGKIVSAYRYLEPSAEGVDIPKGLGARHMAGGAITRDTNAISIVLSESDGLVRAFKGGELILEVDPEEY from the coding sequence ATGACCGAGTTGCGCGACCTGCTCGAAGAAGTGGTCGCAGACGCCGACGCGGTGTTTCTGTTCTCCCCGAACGCCTCCTACGCGGAGCAGTTCGGCGAGCTGGACGACGTCGACGTCGTGGTCGTCGCGCCGGACAACACCGTCGACGCCGAGACGTTCGTCGAGCTGCCCCTCGAGTTCACCGACATCGAGGGACGGGTCCGCTTCGGTGTCGAGGGCGCCCTCGAACAGGGCGTGGTCGAGGAAGGTGCCGAGGTGGTCTGCGTCGCCGACATGCTCGGTGGGACGGCCAACAATATCATGCGCATCGAGACCAGCGACTTCGCTCCCTCCGGTGTCTACGACCTGTTCGTCAACTCTCGCGCGGAGCCGGGCGTCGTCCGCGACGTCTTCGAGGTCGCGGTCGAACTCGGCAAGAAGGGTCAGAAGGGGAAGCCGGTCGGCGCACTGTTCGTCGTCGGGGACGCCGGCAAGGTGATGAACAAGTCCCGGCCGCTGTCGTACAACCCCTTCGAGAAGTCACACGTCCACGTCGGCGACCCCATCGTCAACGTGATGCTCAAGGAGTTCTCGCGGCTCGACGGCGCCTTTGTCATCTCCGACGCCGGGAAGATCGTCTCGGCGTATCGCTACCTCGAACCCTCCGCAGAGGGCGTCGATATCCCGAAGGGACTCGGCGCTCGCCACATGGCTGGCGGGGCCATCACCCGTGACACGAACGCGATATCCATCGTCCTCTCGGAGAGCGACGGCCTGGTACGGGCGTTCAAAGGCGGGGAGCTCATCCTCGAAGTCGACCCAGAGGAGTACTGA